Within the Microbacterium sp. 1S1 genome, the region GCACATACGCCTCCGGATGGAAGTAGCGCGCGAGTTCCTCCCGGAGCCGCGTGAGCCTCCGGCCGCGGCGCAGGCGAGCAGCCGCCTGCTGGATGCGATCGACGTCCGCGTCGGTGAGGAACGGCTGGATGCGGACGAAACGATCCCCGGAGGCACCGGGTTCGATCGTGCTCAGCACGAGGTCCGTGTCGAACGAGGCCCAGTCCGGATCGACGTTCGTGACGACGCTCGTGACCTCGATCGCGGAGCCCAGGGAGCGATCGACGCTGGAGCGCAGCAGTTCGTGCAGTTCGTAGTAGCCGGGGCACACGATGGTCGCCGTGAGGATGGACTCCGCCTTGCGGCTCCGCTCCAGCCGTCCGCCGACGTGCATGGCGATGTAGGCGATCTCGTCGTCGTGGATCGGGGTGCCCAGCCGGTCGTGCAGGCCGCTGGCGATGGACACGGCGACCTCGAAGATCATCGGATAGGTGGTCTTCAGGGACCGCGTCAGCGGGTTCCGTGTGAGGGCGCTCTCCTCGGCCCGGCGCAGGAGGTTCTGCACATGCAGGGCGAGCCGCAGCACGAACGTCTCGTCGACCAGATCGACACGGTAGTCCTCGGCAGCCCTGGCGATCTCCGCGCGCACGGCCGCCTCCACGTCCGGGGCGACGCCGCTGCGCGCGAGCTCCCTCGTGGCCTCTCCGCCCGGCGCCACGATCCGCGTGAGGACCAGGGAGGCGAGGTGCCCGCTGTCGCCCTCACCCAGCACGACGGCGAAATGCTCGGCCGCGAGACGCGCGATGACCGCCCCCACGCGCGGAACCTCGGGTCGGGCCCCGGACGGCGGCGCGTCGAGGGCGCGACCGGCGGCGACCCGCTCGGCGGCGATCGCGATGTGCAGCAGGACGTCGGCGATCGCGAGCTCGTTGACGTAGTAGCCGAGCTCTCCGAGCTCGCGCACCAGGGCGGACTTGAAGGGGCCGACGGCGTGCGCGTCGACGGCCGTGCCGGAGAGGGCCCGCCGGAAGATCTCCGGATGGAAGGACGCGTCGTCCATCTCGTCGTGGGCGAGCCGGCTGAGCAGCCGCCGTTGTGCGGCTTCGTCGCCACGAAGCCGCACGCGTTCGCGCGCCCGCTCCAGGGTCAGGTCGGTGCCGTCGAGGAGCCCGCGCACGCGCACGAGGTCGGCCTCCAGCGTCGCTTCACTCACGTGCAGGGCGTCAGCGGTGTCGAAGACGTCGATCCCCTCCGCTTCGTCCAGCAGCAGCCGGACGAGGGCGTGCAGCCGTTCCCGGGGAGCGGAGTCGCCGCCCTGGCGAACGCGCAGTGCGCCGCGCGCTCCGGGGCCCGCCCGA harbors:
- a CDS encoding BglG family transcription antiterminator, whose translation is MSRQRQDQLLAALLREEGWATAGTLADLLGVTPRSIRSYVAALNARTPGAAVVESGPAGYRAGPGARGALRVRQGGDSAPRERLHALVRLLLDEAEGIDVFDTADALHVSEATLEADLVRVRGLLDGTDLTLERARERVRLRGDEAAQRRLLSRLAHDEMDDASFHPEIFRRALSGTAVDAHAVGPFKSALVRELGELGYYVNELAIADVLLHIAIAAERVAAGRALDAPPSGARPEVPRVGAVIARLAAEHFAVVLGEGDSGHLASLVLTRIVAPGGEATRELARSGVAPDVEAAVRAEIARAAEDYRVDLVDETFVLRLALHVQNLLRRAEESALTRNPLTRSLKTTYPMIFEVAVSIASGLHDRLGTPIHDDEIAYIAMHVGGRLERSRKAESILTATIVCPGYYELHELLRSSVDRSLGSAIEVTSVVTNVDPDWASFDTDLVLSTIEPGASGDRFVRIQPFLTDADVDRIQQAAARLRRGRRLTRLREELARYFHPEAYVHPLPDDGEEAIIRRLGAPLVRAGLIGDDYVENTIVRERMSSTAFTDALAVPHALQMTATRTAIALGVADGSAAWGDARVQVVALAAFSESDRAAFQTVFEQLVEVFSERESVQRIVRRGTTFEGFLDELVAVIDG